A window of Rhododendron vialii isolate Sample 1 chromosome 13a, ASM3025357v1 contains these coding sequences:
- the LOC131313662 gene encoding uncharacterized protein LOC131313662 isoform X2, which produces MGTQLLMLFSMAYVVFFFCCCCSSVSSSSTSSAKVTKAARNSISAVGDPGMGRDGLRVGFEAWNFCNEVGKEEAPSMGSPRAADCFDLSSPRANLSLNHKVTEADNNLGVGKDFPGLSPKALNNPDLYAAEKELYLGSLCEVADTTTPKNPWQFWMIMLKNGNYDTKSGLCPENGKKVPPFTPGRFPCFGDGCMNQPLLYHQPTSLSTNGTMRGGFNGTYDLGSHITSGNMGAGISYFEVIWEKKVGVGSWVFSHKLKTTKKYPWLMLYLRADATKGLSGGYHYDTRGMLKTLPESPNFKVRVRLDVKNGGGAKSQFYLIDMGSCWKNNGAPCDGDVLTDVTRYSEMIINPETPAWCSSSGLGNCPPFHITPNNTKIYRNDTAHFPYSAYHYYCGPGNAQYLEKPYSTCDPYSNPQAQELVQLLPHPIWAEYGYPTKQGEGWVGDARTWELDVGGLSSRLYFYQDPGTTPARRIWTSLDVGTEIFVSDIDEVAEWTLSDFDVILTPPT; this is translated from the exons ATGGGAACTCAGTTGCTTATGCTCTTTTCAATGGCATatgttgtcttcttcttctgctgctgctgttctagtgtatcttcttcttcaacttcTTCTGCAAAAGTTACAAAAGCAGCAAGGAATAGTATCTCGGCGGTGGGAGACCCTGGAATGGGAAGAGATGGGTTGAGGGTAGGCTTTGAAGCTTGGAATTTCTGCAATGAAGTTGGCAAAGAAGAAGCCCCCTCCATGGGTAGCCCCAGAGCTGCCGATTGTTttgatctttcctccccaa GGGCAAATCTCTCTCTGAATCACAAAGTAACAGAGGCCGATAACAATCTTGGGGTTGGGAAGGACTTCCCCGGATTGAGCCCAAAAGCTCTAAACAATCCAGACCTTTATGCGGCCGAGAAGGAGTTATATCTGGGTTCTTTATGTGAAGTTGCCGACACTACTACTCCAAAAAACCCATGGCAATTTTGGATGATTATGTTGAAAAACGGCAATTATGACACTAAATCTGGTTTGTGTCCTGAGAATGGGAAAAAGGTACCCCCTTTCACTCCTGGGAGATTTCCGTGTTTCGGAGATGGGTGTATGAATCAACCCCTCTTGTATCATCAGCCCACGAGTTTATCGACTAATGGTACAATGAGAGGTGGATTCAATGGTACCTATGATTTGGGTTCCCATATTACTAGCGGGAATATGGGTGCTGGGATCTCTTATTTTGAGGTAATTTGGGAGAAGAAAGTTGGTGTTGGGAGTTGGGTTTTTAGTCACAAACTCAAGACCACGAAGAAATACCCATGGCTGATGTTGTACCTTAGAGCTGATGCTACCAAAGGTTTATCTGGAGGTTACCACTATGACACCAGAGGAATGCTCAAAACT CTTCCAGAGTCACCTAATTTTAAGGTTAGAGTGAGATTGGATGTGAAGAATGGGGGTGGAGCTAAGAGCCAGTTTTACCTAATAGATATGGGGAGTTGCTGGAAGAACAATGGTGCACCCTGTGATGGAGATGTGCTCACTGATGTTACCAGGTACAGTGAGATGATCATCAACCCTGAAACTCCAGCTTGGTGCAGCTCTTCGGGTCTGGGGAACTGTCCACCATTCCACATTACTCCAAACAACACAAAGATTTACAGGAATGACACTGCACACTTCCCTTACTCGGCTTATCACTACTATTGTGGTCCCGGGAATGCCCAATACTTGGAAAAGCCTTACAGCACTTGCGATCCATACAGTAATCCTCAGGCACAGGAGCTGGTTCAGTTGCTGCCTCATCCGATTTGGGCAGAGTATGGATATCCAACTAAACAAGGAGAGGGTTGGGTTGGGGATGCTAGAACTTGGGAGCTTGACGTTGGTGGTCTTTCAAGTCGCCTCTACTTCTATCAG GATCCAGGAACTACTCCTGCAAGAAGAATATGGACATCTCTTGATGTGGGAACCGAAATTTTTGTTAGTGACATAGATGAAGTGGCAGAATGGACTCTGAGTGATTTCGACGTTATTTTAACGCCCCCCACATAA
- the LOC131313662 gene encoding uncharacterized protein LOC131313662 isoform X1: MGTQLLMLFSMAYVVFFFCCCCSSVSSSSTSSAKVTKAARNSISAVGDPGMGRDGLRVGFEAWNFCNEVGKEEAPSMGSPRAADCFDLSSPNVVILCCKGANLSLNHKVTEADNNLGVGKDFPGLSPKALNNPDLYAAEKELYLGSLCEVADTTTPKNPWQFWMIMLKNGNYDTKSGLCPENGKKVPPFTPGRFPCFGDGCMNQPLLYHQPTSLSTNGTMRGGFNGTYDLGSHITSGNMGAGISYFEVIWEKKVGVGSWVFSHKLKTTKKYPWLMLYLRADATKGLSGGYHYDTRGMLKTLPESPNFKVRVRLDVKNGGGAKSQFYLIDMGSCWKNNGAPCDGDVLTDVTRYSEMIINPETPAWCSSSGLGNCPPFHITPNNTKIYRNDTAHFPYSAYHYYCGPGNAQYLEKPYSTCDPYSNPQAQELVQLLPHPIWAEYGYPTKQGEGWVGDARTWELDVGGLSSRLYFYQDPGTTPARRIWTSLDVGTEIFVSDIDEVAEWTLSDFDVILTPPT, encoded by the exons ATGGGAACTCAGTTGCTTATGCTCTTTTCAATGGCATatgttgtcttcttcttctgctgctgctgttctagtgtatcttcttcttcaacttcTTCTGCAAAAGTTACAAAAGCAGCAAGGAATAGTATCTCGGCGGTGGGAGACCCTGGAATGGGAAGAGATGGGTTGAGGGTAGGCTTTGAAGCTTGGAATTTCTGCAATGAAGTTGGCAAAGAAGAAGCCCCCTCCATGGGTAGCCCCAGAGCTGCCGATTGTTttgatctttcctccccaa ATGTTGTGATTCTATGTTGTAAAGGGGCAAATCTCTCTCTGAATCACAAAGTAACAGAGGCCGATAACAATCTTGGGGTTGGGAAGGACTTCCCCGGATTGAGCCCAAAAGCTCTAAACAATCCAGACCTTTATGCGGCCGAGAAGGAGTTATATCTGGGTTCTTTATGTGAAGTTGCCGACACTACTACTCCAAAAAACCCATGGCAATTTTGGATGATTATGTTGAAAAACGGCAATTATGACACTAAATCTGGTTTGTGTCCTGAGAATGGGAAAAAGGTACCCCCTTTCACTCCTGGGAGATTTCCGTGTTTCGGAGATGGGTGTATGAATCAACCCCTCTTGTATCATCAGCCCACGAGTTTATCGACTAATGGTACAATGAGAGGTGGATTCAATGGTACCTATGATTTGGGTTCCCATATTACTAGCGGGAATATGGGTGCTGGGATCTCTTATTTTGAGGTAATTTGGGAGAAGAAAGTTGGTGTTGGGAGTTGGGTTTTTAGTCACAAACTCAAGACCACGAAGAAATACCCATGGCTGATGTTGTACCTTAGAGCTGATGCTACCAAAGGTTTATCTGGAGGTTACCACTATGACACCAGAGGAATGCTCAAAACT CTTCCAGAGTCACCTAATTTTAAGGTTAGAGTGAGATTGGATGTGAAGAATGGGGGTGGAGCTAAGAGCCAGTTTTACCTAATAGATATGGGGAGTTGCTGGAAGAACAATGGTGCACCCTGTGATGGAGATGTGCTCACTGATGTTACCAGGTACAGTGAGATGATCATCAACCCTGAAACTCCAGCTTGGTGCAGCTCTTCGGGTCTGGGGAACTGTCCACCATTCCACATTACTCCAAACAACACAAAGATTTACAGGAATGACACTGCACACTTCCCTTACTCGGCTTATCACTACTATTGTGGTCCCGGGAATGCCCAATACTTGGAAAAGCCTTACAGCACTTGCGATCCATACAGTAATCCTCAGGCACAGGAGCTGGTTCAGTTGCTGCCTCATCCGATTTGGGCAGAGTATGGATATCCAACTAAACAAGGAGAGGGTTGGGTTGGGGATGCTAGAACTTGGGAGCTTGACGTTGGTGGTCTTTCAAGTCGCCTCTACTTCTATCAG GATCCAGGAACTACTCCTGCAAGAAGAATATGGACATCTCTTGATGTGGGAACCGAAATTTTTGTTAGTGACATAGATGAAGTGGCAGAATGGACTCTGAGTGATTTCGACGTTATTTTAACGCCCCCCACATAA
- the LOC131312846 gene encoding uncharacterized protein LOC131312846 encodes MENSFNMMIVNRALSISCCLMMMMMMMFNLAVAVPQPAIKAICDATDYPALCQSSIIPYLDGHTDPASVLIMHILAGIHTTEEAIQIAKHALPSATHYDAQRYEVCLDTYDSAMDSWKSAIRFTKVGKGFEVANDLSAVASMISSCDDAFTDDDPTVPNKSPLGQIDQLLMHMDSNCLAIRLKAFPDSN; translated from the coding sequence aTGGAGAACTCCTTTAATATGATGATCGTCAATAGGGCACTCTCCATCTCTTGTTgtctgatgatgatgatgatgatgatgttcaaCTTGGCAGTGGCTGTTCCTCAGCCAGCCATTAAGGCAATATGCGATGCAACCGACTATCCAGCGCTATGTCAATCCTCCATCATCCCATACCTAGATGGACACACCGACCCTGCATCGGTCCTCATCATGCACATACTTGCCGGGATTCATACCACCGAAGAAGCCATCCAGATTGCCAAGCATGCCTTGCCTTCCGCCACACATTACGATGCTCAGAGGTATGAAGTTTGCCTGGATACCTACGATTCGGCAATGGATTCCTGGAAGAGTGCAATCAGGTTCACTAAAGTAGGAAAAGGTTTCGAGGTCGCCAATGATCTTTCTGCGGTTGCCTCAATGATTTCCAGTTGCGATGATGCCTTTACTGATGACGACCCAACCGTCCCAAACAAATCTCCCCTCGGTCAAATTGATCAGTTGCTCATGCACATGGACAGCAACTGCCTTGCTATTCGCCTCAAGGCTTTCCCCGATTCTAATTAA
- the LOC131312315 gene encoding uncharacterized protein LOC131312315 — protein sequence MSGGDGTAAGGGVGAEAEYETVTTSVWWDIENCPVPKSCDPHAIAKNITSSLVQMNYKGRVSISAYGDTNRIPFYLQHALSSTGIALNHVPAGVKDASDKKILVDMLFWAVDNPAPANYLLISGDRDFSNALHQLRMRRYNVLLAQPLKASNALVAAAKSVWLWTNLVAGGSPLPCGESTQPANVNNNLNSELPRNPISDPFPLTQPQFPSTGCFSYGNRKFNSDKDAESKFRGKYVHKNPNQPMMTRASSAPVETQEIKNDDYSLPPENAPAKQFKKAPHEFFGSSEPVISSSKSSSNILPGELDNSGNTARVIAKNAPNHYPRPPFEPPHNMFLPNPRNNWPHPVPLQPDVSRFSSTPAPSVANTEKLSISQDSNYSQNSSNFCEPFKFGNLPIPNGYPKGHSLQSSQPVFPDAPSNMHPFSFQFPPSSSTTVVGNSISGNGMRRTQGCLQPSEFVPGDIGVVLLALSSLKVEKIMPTEANIKDCIRFGDPRHRNIVVRKALDNAIEQNMVVMLNLGVVPLYTGKNERLWKCVNPLDGDLNQYPKPMWERIQKFLASAAGRRLVIMTSQCRYEAALILKSMCLKDLALGEVLQILNMIITMKRWILPHHTGWQPITISLTETDNDAELLQALCSSGTHILQLAVIERATVGENHEHFPSAYTNTIEIICNK from the exons ATGAGCGGAGGAGATGGGACGGCGGCGGGGGGAGGGGTAGGAGCAGAGGCGGAATACGAGACAGTTACGACGTCGGTGTGGTGGGACATAGAGAACTGCCCAGTGCCAAAGAGTTGCGACCCTCACGCGATTGCAAAGAACATAACCTCATCCCTGGTGCAGATGAATTACAAGGGTCGCGTATCCATATCCGCCTACGGAGACACCAATCGCATCCCTTTCTACCTCCAGCACGCTCTCTCCAGCACTGGCATCGCCCTCAATCACGTTCCTGCCG GCGTTAAAGATGCAAGTGACAAGAAAATTCTAGTTGATATGCTGTTTTGGGCAGTGGACAATCCTGCCCCAGCCAATTATTTGCTAATTTCTGGAGATAGGGATTTCTCTAATGCTCTCCATCAGTTACGGATGCGGAGATATAACGTCCTTCTGGCACAACCACTAAAAGCATCTAATGCACTTGTTGCAGCAGCAAAAAGTGTGTGGCTCTGGACAAACCTCGTTGCCGGAGGATCCCCGCTTCCATGTGGTGAATCAACACAACCTGCTAATGTTAACAATAACTTGAACTCTGAATTGCCTCGGAATCCCATTTCTGATCCTTTCCCATTGACCCAACCTCAATTTCCTAGCACTGGATGTTTTTCGTATGGAAATCGGAAGTTTAATTCAGACAAGGATGCTGAAAGTAAATTTAGAGGGAAATATGTTCATAAAAATCCAAATCAACCCATGATGACTCGAGCTTCAAGTGCCCCAGTTGAGACTCAAGAGATTAAGAATGATGACTATTCTTTGCCGCCAGAAAATGCACCTGCTAAGCAGTTTAAGAAAGCTCCCCACGAGTTTTTTGGTTCTAGTGAGCCTGTAATATCTTCAAGTAAGTCTTCCTCCAATATCCTACCTGGTGAACTCGACAATTCAGGGAACACTGCTCGTGTTATTGCCAAAAATGCCCCGAATCACTATCCTCGACCTCCTTTTGAACCGCCACATAACATGTTTTTGCCAAATCCTCGTAATAATTGGCCCCACCCAGTTCCCCTACAACCTGATGTTTCAAGATTTTCCTCTACCCCAGCCCCCAGTGTGGCCAATACTGAAAAGCTCAGTATCTCTCAAGACTCCAACTATTCTCAAAATTCTTCTAATTTTTGTGAACCCTTTAAGTTTGGAAACTTACCTATCCCAAATGGATACCCAAAGGGGCATAGTTTGCAGTCAAGTCAGCCTGTTTTCCCAGATGCCCCGAGCAATATGCATCCCTTCAGTTTCCAGTTTCCACCCTCGTCATCCACGACGGTGGTTGGTAATTCTATTTCTGGTAATGGCATGCGGAGAACTCAAGGATGCTTACAACCATCAGAATTTGTTCCAGGGGATATAGGTGTGGTCTTACTAGCTTTAAGTTCCTTAAAAGTTGAGAAGATTATGCCAACTGAAGCAAATATAAAAGATTGTATTCGTTTCGGTGACCCGAGGCACCGTAATATTGTTGTAAGGAAGGCCTTGGATAATGCAATTGAGCAAAATATGGTAGTGATGCTAAACTTAGGTGTCGTGCCATTGTACACTGGTAAAAATGAGAGGCTATGGAAGTGTGTGAATCCTCTTGATGGTGATCTTAACCAGTACCCCAAGCCCATGTGGGAAAGAATTCAGAAGTTTCTAGCTTCTGCAGCTGGACGTCGTCTGGTAATAATGACTTCTCAATGCAG GTATGAGGCAGCATTGATTCTCAAAAGTATGTGTTTGAAAGATCTTGCTTTGGGTGAAGTACTCCAGATTTTAAACATGATAATCACTATGAAGAGATGGATCTTACCTCATCACACAGGATGGCAACCCATTACGATTAGTCTGACAGAAACGGATAATGACGCAG AGTTGCTACAAGCTCTCTGCTCGAGTGGGACACATATTTTACAGCTTGCTGTTATTGAAAGAGCAACGGTTGGAGAAAATCATGAACATTTTCCTTCAGCATATACAAACACGATCGAGATAATATGTAACAAATGA
- the LOC131312316 gene encoding probable sugar phosphate/phosphate translocator At3g17430 isoform X3 translates to MLGLADTAKTFCCILTHPVECFFCPFVSCPKDGLAVSFVLCFWCVVWPFQLRFGNTAYLFISVAFIQMLKALMPVATFLMAVICGTDKLRCDVFLNMVVVSVGVVVSSYGEIHFNVVGTVYQVTGIFAEALRLVLTQVLLQKKGLTLNPITSLYYIAPCSFVFLFVPWCLLEKPGMEVSQIQFNFWIFFSNALCALALNFSIFLAIGRTGAVTIRVAGVLKDWILIALSTIIFPESTITRLNIIGYAVALCGVVMYNYLKVKDVRASQLPVESLPERAVKDLGIEKKSSDLYVPDDTNSSASGWNSTASDIMVDEEAPLIPSSRVSHLGRSQLGSHSE, encoded by the exons ATGCTTGGATTGGCAGATACTGCCAAAACTTTTTGCTGCATCCTTACCCATCCTGTAGAGTGTTTCTTTTGTCCTTTTGTTTCTTGTCCAAAGGATGGCCTTGCTGTTTCTTTTGTGCTGTGCTTCTGGTGTGTTGTCTGGCCTTTTCAATTAAG GTTTGGCAACACTGCATACTTGTTCATTTCTGTGGCCTTCATCCAGATGCTTAAAGCTCTAA TGCCAGTGGCAACATTTCTCATGGCTGTTATTTGTGGCACTGACAAATTAAGGTGTGATGTATTCTTGAACATGGTGGTGGTCAGTGTTGGTGTTGTAGTTTCGTCATATGGGGAAATTCACTTCAATGTAGTGGGCACAGTCTATCAAGTCACAGGAATATTTGCTGAAGCTCTCCGGCTTGTCTTAACTCAAGTGCTTCTTCAAAAGAAGGGCTTAACTCTTAATCCTATCACCAGCTTGTATTACATAGCACCATGCAG TTTTGTCTTTCTGTTTGTTCCTTGGTGTCTACTGGAGAAGCCCGGCATGGAAGTTTCACAAATCCAGTTCAATTTCTGGATATTTTTCTCAAATGCCCTTTGTGCTCTGGCATTGAATTTCTCCATTTTCTTAGCAATTGGTAGAACAGGAGCAGTGACAATAAGAGTTGCTGGTGTTTTGAAAGATTGGATTCTAATTGCTCTTTCAACCATCATTTTTCCGGAGTCAACGATTACGAGGCTTAATATTATAGGCTACGCAGTCG CTTTATGTGGAGTTGTCATGTACAACTACTTGAAGGTCAAGGATGTTCGTGCCTCCCAACTTCCTGTGGAAAGTCTCCCAGAACGAGCAGTTAAG GACCTGGGGATTGAGAAAAAGTCATCAGATCTGTATGTTCCCGATGACACTAATAGTAGTGCTAGTGGATGGAATAGTACTGCTTCTGATATTATGGTGGATGAAGAGGCACCTCTAATTCCTTCCTCAAGAGTGTCTCATCTTGGTAGAAGCCAACTTGGCAGTCACTCTGAATGA